The Brassica napus cultivar Da-Ae chromosome C7, Da-Ae, whole genome shotgun sequence genomic interval GCATTGAGAAGTCTTCTGGTGACTAGTAGCTCTCCACGGACAGGGTACTCCACGCCTTCCTCATCTGACTCTTGGCCGGCGTCCTCCTCTTCAGATATCACCTCCCCGTTGGCTAAGATAGTCATCACCttcttgttggtgcactcattagcatagtgaccaAAGCCATGACACTTGAAACACTTAATGTTCCTGGTCTTAGTAGATGTGGATAGTCCTTTACCCTTGTCATCTCTCTTGGTCTCTACTGAAGAAGAACCTTCTTTGGACTTATCCCCTGGCTTATCTTCCTTGGAGTAGGCCGGTTTTGAAGCAGGAGTGTATGAAGACCGGGTAGAGCTCTTCCTCTTTTTCTGCTGCTCAATCAAAATAGCCTTATGTAGCAGTTCATCCATGTCCTCATACTCTTGTAGCTCCAACCTGTCTTGAATATCTCTGTTAAGACCTCCTTGGAAtctagccatagtagcttctacATCTTCTTCTAAGTCAGCTTTTAACATGAGTGTttccatctcctggtgatagtcctctACACTCTTAGATCCTTGAGAAAGCCTTCTCAACTTCTGGTGTAGATCTCTTCCATAGTGATTAGGAAcaaatctcttcttcatcacagTTTTCATCTCAAACCAGGAAGCTACTTGAGGGTCTCCATTGCGTCTCCTGGTAGTAGCaatctgatcccaccagctaATAGCATATCCACAGAATTCAGTAGCTGCTAGTCTCACTTTTCTCTCCTCAGTGAACTGCTGGCAATTGAAAACCagttcaatcttcttctcccactctaaGTAAGCATCAGGGTCATTCTTCCCATGGAATGGAGGGATTCTAAGCTTGAGATTGCCTAGGTTAGCAGTAGCTGGTCGCCTGCGGTTGTAGTTTCTACCATGCTGACTAGCCTGAGATCCATCATGACTGTCATCagctgaatcttcttgataatGTTCTCCAAAAATCCCACGACCCCCAATCTCAACTCGTGGCCCTCTTATAGGTCCAAGGCGTGCTCTCTGAGCTCCAGCAGCAACCGCGTCCCTCTCTTGCCCTGCATTAACACCAGGTAAGTTTTCATTAGCTTGTTGAGCAAGGTTGTAAGTATTTTGAATTCTTCTGGTTATCTCAGCCATCATAGCCTCAAATTAAACTTGGTTGAGGTTGATTTGCTGGACAGCCGGTTCTCCTGAACTCTCTGGTTGCTTTCCATCTCATCTCTCTTCACTCATTGTTCCTGAAATAGTTAGAGAAAACACAAAGCCAAGAACAAAattatctctctctcactcaagtTTCAAATCGCCAAGTCTCAGCTCTTCCCACAAGTTCAGTTGAAAAACAAAGTTCTACACTTAAGATCTAGAACTAAACCCCAATGAATCAGAAAGAAAGTATTAAGAGATTTAGGCACCAGCTGACTTTACCACCCTgagctggatttctcttcagctaGCTGGATTACTCTTcagctttctttctttttttttgatttggatcagagatctctttttttttttttttgatttgcagGGTTGGCTCAGCTGGCTTACaacagatagaaagataagagaagtGTTTGATGGAGTGAATGATCTGAGTAGACAAATCGTAAACCCTAACCttcaagtggctctgataccacttggtgcagcctgggtatggcttaaactctggatcacttgaaggtggACAGATAGGGAGTGTTCTAAGAGGCTACTAGCTCTCCTTTGAACTATGGACGTCTCCCTGAGCCTGTGGGTTGGCGCCAAGGatggtttgctactcaaagacgtaagatcaccttgtattgtctaagatgggaTTCACCAGGAATTTcttcctttaagtgagatcaatgttcttgagatgaacagagaaagctagagacaagacaacaaagttgactgaataattcttagattGAAAGTTGAGGAAGCAAAAGCGGCGTCCCTTGTTTCTTAAAAGAAAATCGCAAACTAACCCTAGAAGTAAACCAGgatggtttaattctaattctaatcctaatccaattgaaattggtttattttaaaatcctaattgtctttggtttaaattaaatgaaagcctaataaccaaagcccttacaaagtaattaaattaaaccaacaggctggtttatcttgatctccttgtcttgatccaaGACCCACGATTTGGGCTATCTCCTGGAGCCTGTCCTCTTGTGCTCTCAGCCTTGATCTAGTAATTGGTCCACTCCACACACTGGTTGGCTCAGATGGTATCTCACTCTGGTTATGGTTCTCTTCAGTATCCTCAGCTTCACACCTCTCTTCTACGGCAGTCTCATCACTTGGCTCATCCTCATCAGTCTCACTCAGCTCCTCTTCTATGTCTCTGGTCATGGCTACATCAGGTTGATCGATCCCGCAGGCTTCCTCCTTTGCGAAGGTTATTGAGCAGttctgatcatctcgggtaggcgaccatgtaggccagtttgcgctcgactccgccttccgctggtaagctttgatggccgaaaccgtatcgttgcagaattgcgatcctccgatgaacatgttgactctgcgacgattgttatcgttccctttgtcgtctggcctcctgccgcgtttatccccagattggtttctttgaggagatctctctgcgggaagatttctgtccggcttcggggggcgatcggtctcgaggatgagatctttcacgctggtcacttccgagagctctccggctagtagcttcgcggccagccttgctcccaagactttgtagttagtcgtggagtgtcctcgggactggtggaactcgcagaaggtgttttcatcatatccttgattgcgagtccacgtattacccgtggttcggccctggtctgagccgatcgcgtaattatgcgctccttggagatctcccccctcgtgatggacatacttgtcattacgagggttcttcttcttcgtttttggatctacatctttcgaggatggtctcgtcgacttatgtttttgcgataagactttcgtttcttcctcgatcatgatgtagtctgTTGCCTtttggagggcgtcctggatagtccgcggtttgtcgagggatatccattttctgaatttcgacttgtaccagagcgcctttctgagcgcatcgatggccaccttgtcgcttatcccgctgaccctggacattaccaacttgaatcggctgatgaactcgcggaggggttcgccTTCcatctgggacagactccagagatcgacatcggaagtttctctgtctatgaacatagagtattgcttgagaaattccgatgcgagctgtcgaaaacttccgatagagtttcgcttaaggcgtgcgaactattcgagggctgctccttctagattttcgacgaacaggtggcagtagccggcgtctctttcgccgtccttcagcctcgctcttcccatcgtgatgtggaaagcctgaaggtgtgctctcggatcggtcgtgccatcatacttcggtactttgaatTTTCCTGGATCCGATACCctcgtatctgagatgcgagtggtgaaaggggtcttccgagccccttccagcagcctgtcgatctcgggggccgcgctggtagcgtg includes:
- the LOC125590429 gene encoding uncharacterized protein LOC125590429, whose protein sequence is MTRDIEEELSETDEDEPSDETAVEERCEAEDTEENHNQSEIPSEPTSVWSGPITRSRLRAQEDRLQEIAQIVGQERDAVAAGAQRARLGPIRGPRVEIGGRGIFGEHYQEDSADDSHDGSQASQHGRNYNRRRPATANLGNLKLRIPPFHGKNDPDAYLEWEKKIELVFNCQQFTEERKVRLAATEFCGYAISWWDQIATTRRRNGDPQVASWFEMKTVMKKRFVPNHYGRDLHQKLRRLSQGSKSVEDYHQEMETLMLKADLEEDVEATMARFQGGLNRDIQDRLELQEYEDMDELLHKAILIEQQKKRKSSTRSSYTPASKPAYSKEDKPGDKSKEGSSSVETKRDDKGKGLSTSTKTRNIKCFKCHGFGHYANECTNKKVMTILANGEVISEEEDAGQESDEEGVEYPVRGELLVTRRLLNAQPKAKEDDQRENLFHTRCLVQEKVCSLIIDGGSCTNVASAELVEKLGLQVFKHPKPYLLQWINDEGGLKITKQVKVLLSVGKYQDEITCDVAPLEGETSYPGANDPSGGTPGSDASQNEERRVQGRQQVLAFEETSQEYRDVFPEDNPIGLPPFRGIEHHIDFVPGATLPNRPAYRTNPVETKEL